From the Psychrobacillus sp. FSL K6-4046 genome, one window contains:
- a CDS encoding TlpA disulfide reductase family protein → MTYITLGQFSIPIAWIAFFIAILYSDFRNKNKDDHTDKIISRLFWFYVLIWKLSYILFSWESFVQAPMSILYFDGGLKGNILAFMVMIIVLVKHRAGIEWEVLWQYWTRFVAAHQFVNYILMEQWVIAIIWLALLVLLEMKEKQWIIIVQWPIILWVSGWMDALVIAHLMVILSLILKKKSYQQIALIGVLSLMAMTVTDLRATVSTSDRVAIDLNTTSNDRYILSEKDQKLTVVNFFATWCPPCQAEMPHLQNFAEDLPDQVELIGINLTDRDNGPKALAEFMETYEVTYPMLLDEKDRFGKSYNIVSIPTTVVLNKDGQELERIIGPVSEEVLRNLTNKYK, encoded by the coding sequence ATGACTTATATAACCTTGGGGCAATTTTCAATACCCATTGCATGGATTGCATTTTTTATCGCTATTCTCTACAGCGATTTTAGAAACAAAAATAAAGATGATCATACTGACAAAATAATTAGTCGTCTTTTTTGGTTTTACGTTTTAATCTGGAAATTAAGTTATATCCTATTTTCCTGGGAAAGCTTTGTCCAAGCACCTATGTCAATACTATATTTTGATGGAGGTTTAAAAGGAAATATATTAGCCTTCATGGTGATGATAATTGTACTTGTGAAGCATCGAGCGGGAATTGAGTGGGAGGTGCTATGGCAATATTGGACCCGCTTTGTAGCAGCCCACCAATTCGTAAACTATATCTTAATGGAGCAATGGGTCATTGCAATTATATGGTTAGCACTATTAGTTTTACTCGAAATGAAAGAGAAACAGTGGATAATAATTGTTCAGTGGCCAATTATTTTATGGGTAAGTGGATGGATGGACGCACTAGTCATAGCACATTTAATGGTCATTTTGTCTTTAATTTTAAAAAAGAAAAGCTATCAGCAAATTGCTTTAATTGGTGTACTTAGCTTAATGGCTATGACAGTGACTGATTTACGTGCGACCGTTTCCACATCTGACAGAGTTGCAATCGATTTAAATACTACCTCAAATGATAGATATATTTTATCTGAGAAAGACCAGAAGCTCACAGTGGTGAATTTCTTTGCGACTTGGTGTCCACCATGTCAGGCAGAGATGCCACATTTACAAAATTTTGCTGAAGATTTACCAGATCAAGTGGAATTGATTGGGATCAATTTGACTGACCGTGATAATGGTCCGAAGGCATTAGCAGAGTTTATGGAAACATATGAAGTGACATATCCCATGTTGTTAGATGAAAAGGATCGGTTTGGTAAGTCCTATAATATTGTTTCTATACCCACTACGGTAGTTCTAAATAAGGATGGGCAAGAGCTAGAACGGATTATAGGGCCGGTAAGTGAAGAGGTTTTACGAAATTTAACGAACAAGTATAAATGA
- a CDS encoding metal-sensitive transcriptional regulator has translation MQYDAKVTARMKKVEGQLRGILRMMEEEKDCKDVITQLSAVRSAVDRTIGVIVTDNLVECLSKENVETLDKNAMVKQAVDLLVKSR, from the coding sequence ATGCAATATGATGCGAAGGTTACAGCAAGGATGAAAAAAGTAGAAGGCCAGCTTAGAGGTATACTACGTATGATGGAAGAAGAAAAAGATTGTAAAGATGTGATTACACAACTAAGTGCTGTTCGTTCTGCTGTAGATCGTACAATTGGTGTTATTGTCACAGATAATTTAGTTGAGTGTTTATCTAAAGAAAATGTAGAAACTCTTGATAAAAATGCAATGGTTAAGCAAGCAGTTGATCTATTAGTAAAAAGTCGATAA
- a CDS encoding DsrE/DsrF/DrsH-like family protein, whose product MIMEKKRTTIVLFSGDYDKAMAAYIIANGAAAYDHEVTIFHTFWGINALRKQESVAVKKGFLEKMFAKMMPRGAEKLGLSKMQMFGMGPKMIKHVMNKHNALTLTQLVEMAQEQDIKLVTCTMTMDLLGLQKEELLDGIQYAGVAAYLADAENGNVNLFI is encoded by the coding sequence ATAATTATGGAAAAGAAAAGAACAACAATTGTTTTGTTTAGTGGTGATTATGACAAGGCAATGGCTGCCTATATTATTGCGAATGGTGCAGCAGCTTATGACCACGAAGTTACTATTTTTCACACGTTCTGGGGAATTAATGCGTTACGTAAGCAAGAATCAGTTGCAGTAAAAAAAGGATTTTTAGAAAAAATGTTTGCTAAGATGATGCCACGAGGTGCTGAAAAGCTTGGTTTATCAAAAATGCAAATGTTTGGGATGGGTCCCAAAATGATTAAGCATGTAATGAATAAGCACAATGCATTAACGCTAACACAGCTTGTGGAGATGGCTCAAGAGCAAGACATTAAATTAGTAACTTGTACGATGACAATGGATTTACTGGGACTTCAAAAAGAAGAGCTATTAGATGGTATTCAATATGCTGGTGTTGCAGCTTATTTAGCAGATGCAGAAAATGGCAATGTAAACTTATTCATATAA
- a CDS encoding rhodanese-like domain-containing protein, giving the protein METIIIIAVVAVFLIWRFKPTKGIQNISTGQLKQIINDKDKVFVDVRTKGEFKSRNIPQFKNIPLGSDLSKLPKDKEIIVICQSGMRSSQACKQLKKLGFTKVTNVRGGMSAY; this is encoded by the coding sequence ATGGAAACCATAATTATTATAGCAGTCGTAGCAGTGTTTTTAATATGGCGCTTTAAACCGACAAAAGGGATTCAAAATATATCTACCGGACAGTTAAAACAAATTATTAACGATAAGGATAAAGTATTTGTCGATGTAAGAACAAAAGGTGAATTCAAATCACGAAATATACCCCAATTTAAAAATATACCACTTGGTTCTGACCTTTCGAAGTTACCAAAAGACAAGGAAATCATTGTAATCTGTCAAAGTGGTATGCGATCAAGTCAAGCGTGTAAGCAATTAAAGAAATTGGGATTTACTAAAGTAACGAATGTCCGTGGCGGCATGAGTGCATATTAG
- a CDS encoding rhodanese-like domain-containing protein, which translates to MKTILPEQVQQKLQAGENLNLIDVREVSEVEAGHIPGIIHIPLNLLEFRLHELDKTKPYIMVCRSGGRSGQATTFLESQGFDVTNMSGGMLEWKGEVK; encoded by the coding sequence ATGAAAACAATCTTACCAGAGCAAGTACAACAAAAGCTACAAGCAGGGGAAAATCTAAATTTAATTGACGTGCGTGAGGTTTCTGAAGTTGAGGCAGGTCATATCCCGGGTATCATCCATATACCATTAAACTTGTTAGAATTTCGTTTACACGAATTGGATAAAACTAAACCGTATATTATGGTTTGCCGTTCAGGTGGTCGCAGTGGCCAAGCAACAACGTTTTTAGAATCTCAAGGTTTTGATGTGACGAATATGTCTGGCGGGATGCTTGAATGGAAAGGCGAAGTTAAATAA